Proteins encoded by one window of Carcharodon carcharias isolate sCarCar2 chromosome 30, sCarCar2.pri, whole genome shotgun sequence:
- the LOC121271256 gene encoding zona pellucida sperm-binding protein 3-like gives MTGDFLIYTTHLNHTPEYHGSVIVRTNGAVVPIECRYFRKGNVSSDPIKPTWIPFSSTKSGEGHLSFSLRLMNGDWLTERTSTVYYLGEFIHIEASVSMTNHMSLKLYIDHFVAILCKDKDSTPRYSIIDHNGCLLDSKAEDSFSTFVLPRDEWELDKLRFDLDAFRFLGDDHSLIFITCHLKVAPVDQRDSRNKACTFQKVQNVWIPLEEPSIDICACCHVDNCGAKRELWFGSRGRRDLVPEAETEAELKWEGEASLGPLLILDTDVTKLATESLNEAERRLQERSPGGVESEVVLIVALTVTAVSLISASLLTLFLYRKHR, from the exons ATGACTGGAGATTTCCTCATCTACACCACCCACCTGAACCACACCCCAGAGTATCATGGATCTGTCATTGTGAGAACGAATGGTGCTGTCGTTCCCATTGAGTGTCGATATTTTAG GAAGGGCAATGTGAGCAGTGACCCCATCAAGCCCACCTGGATCCCATTCAGCTCCACCAAGTCTGGAGAAGGgcatctgtcattctctctgcgcCTAATGAATG GTGACTGGCTTACAGAGCGCACTTCGACTGTCTACTACCTGGGTGAGTTCATTCACATTGAGGCCTCTGTTTCAATGACCAACCACATGTCCCTGAAGCTCTACATTGACCACTTTGTAGCTATATTGTGCAAAGACAAGGACTCCACCCCGAGATACAGCATCATTGACCACAATGG TTGCCTCCTGGACAGCAAAGCTGAGGACTCCTTTTCAACCTTTGTGTTGCCAAGAGACGAGTGGGAGCTGGACAAGCTCCGGTTTGACCTGGATGCATTCCGTTTCCTTGGAGATGACCATTCCTTG ATTTTCATCACCTGTCACCTGAAAGTTGCTCCAGTGGATCAGAGGGATTCCAGGAACAAAGCTTGTACTTTCCAGAAGGTGCAGAATGT CTGGATCCCATTGGAGGAACCGAGCATTGATATTTGTGCCTGTTGCCATGTGGATAACTGTGGTGCAAAAAGGGAGTTGTGGTTTGGTTCCAGAGGAAGGAGAGATCTTGTACCTGAAGCTG AGACTGAAGCCGAATtgaagtgggagggtgaggcCTCACTTGGACCCCTGCTCATTCTGGATACTGATGTGACCAAGCTGGCAACAGAGTCCCTGAATGAGGCTGAGCGAAGGTTGCAGGAGAGGTCTCCAGGTG GTGTGGAGTCTGAGGTGGTCCTGATCGTGGCCCTGACTGTGACAGCTGTATCTCTGATCTCTGCTTCattgctgaccttgttcctgtaCAGGAAGCACAGGTAA